The window ACAGCCGGGCTCACAAACTCGAAACTGGCATTGGCACCGATAATCAGGTTTTCTGCATTTCCGAATACATTGTTATTGTTGTAATCGATTCCAAAACCTGTACCGTAACCATATCGCTTCATCCCAAACAGTTCGGTAGAAATACTGTGTTTGGTAAGGGTTTGAAGGTCAAAGTAAACCGGAATTTCTTCTCTGTTGAAGTCCGGCAGGGCCTGGTTCTCGTTCTGCCCGAAGCGTTGTATGTAAAGCATCCCGAGATTCTGAAACTCATTTACCGTCTCCAGATATAAAGAGTGATTGTAAATGGAACCCGGCTTAAACAGCAGCTGACTGGAAAGCAAGCTAAAGTGAGATTGCGTACCCGGTTCTTTCTGCAGATATATCACATTCGAAGAATCCACGGTATGTGGAGGGCCGATCAGAGTATCTTTTTGGGTATAATTAACGGGAGGTTCTTCGTCACTTAAACGAACCCTGATATCGCCGAAACGATAAATCTCTCCGGGATTCACCTGGTACAACACATCGAGGGTGTTGGCTGAAGTGGAATCGGGCTTCACCAAAGCAATGACGGAATCCCGCTGAACGGAGGCATACCCATTATTCTTCAGGAAGGTGATGATCCGTTGCTGCTCATTGCTGAGCTCCTGTGAACTGTACTGACGGTTTACACGGTAAGTGTTTTCATCAATACGTCCTTTGGTAAGGATGCTTTGTTCCAGGAAGTTCACCCTCTTTTGAGGATCTGAAAATCCCGGTATTCCCCGGTACGAAATGGTATTGATGAAATAAGGCTCACCTTCATCTATAATAAAAGAGACCTCAATTTTATCGGTCCGGTACTCTACAATGGTTGTATCTACCGCCACATCCAAAAAACCCAGCGACTCGTAGTACAGGGCAATCCGCTCCATATCGTTGGCAACGGTTTGCAGGTTCAGGTAGGTGGGGTCTTCACCAAATATTCCATTCGACAAGTTCCAGATAAAGTACCAGGGGGTAAAGCGTGGGATTCCGAGGAATTCGCGATTGGTACGGGTTCTTACCAGCGTTTCTAAAGTGCGGTCTTTGATGTTTTCATTTCCTGAAAACCGGATACGGCGCACTACATCTTCGGTGTTGGTGCTTTCCTGAGTTTGTTGAGCATAAATTTCTGCAGGGTGAATGATACCCACCCATGCAAAAATACATAGCAGAAATGTGATTCTAAGTAGGCTGTAGATAGATGCAAGCAAGGTAATACAGAAAAAACGGCTGTTCTTTACAGAACAACCGCAGCCTCTGTTGAGGATTAGTTATTAAACGTCGTCGTAATCGAATCCTTCGTCTTCTTCATTATGAAAGAAGTCTTCTTTTCGGATGTAGTCGGGCCAGATATCTTCAATACCTTCATATACAGGCTCTTCACCTTGTTCGATTTCTTCAAGCTCTTCGAGATTTACAATAACCTGGTTAGGCAAGCCATTGCGTTCTGCCCATTCAATAAGTTCTTCCCGGGTGGCCGGGAAAGGGGCATCATCTAAAGCTGCGGCTAATTCAACGGTCCAAATCATAGTTAAGTAATTATTTTAGAATGAATGAGTGTAATAAACACATGTGTTGATAAAACACAAGTGAATAAATAAAATTTTTGTTCCAAATTCGTGCCGAAAATATTGTTATCTTCGCACAAATACATCAACTAAATCCTGAGAGGATTATTTTATGTTTAACAGTTTAGGTGCACCTGAAATTCTCATTATTGCCATCATGGTTTTGGTACTTTTCGGAGCAAAACGCATTCCGGAATTGGCTCGTGGATTAGGGCAGGGAATTAAAGAATTCCGCCAGGCTTCAAAAGACATCAAAAAAGAAATTGAAGACAGTTCCCGCGATATAAATGATGCGGCTAATCACGAAGAAACCTCTTCTAAAAGCAAATAAACCCAGAAATTGAACTACATGACTATTACAGAGACTCGAGAAAAAGTCTTATCAGGAGAACTAAAACTTCGAGAACTTGTAGAGCAGTACAGAAAAGAAATTGAGACCCATAATTCGGAAATCAATGCCTATGTAGCCACCGATTTTGAGGGGGCTCTTGCCCGGGCCGATGAGGTTCAAAAAAAGGTTGATAACGGTGCCGCCGGAAAGCTTGCCGGGGTGGTGATGGGAATCAAAGACGTGATTTCTGAGCGAGGAAAGAAGCTAACCTGTGCGTCAAAGATACTTGAGAACTTCGAAAGCGTGTATGATGCCACCGTAATTGAACGACTTCGGGAAGAAGACGCCATCTTTATCGGGCGACTTAATATGGATGAATTTGCGATGGGCTCCACCAACGAGTACAGCAATTTCGGTCCTGTTAAGAATCCCCAAAATACTGATAAAGTGCCCGGTGGTTCGTCAGGCGGGAGTGCAGCTGCTGTAGCTTCCGGAATGGCCATGACAACCTTAGGTTCAGATACCGGTGGTTCCATTCGTCAGCCCGCTTCGTATTGTGGTGTTGTTGGGTTGAAGCCTACTTATGGTCGGGTTTCACGATACGGACTGGTTGCATTTGCTTCTTCATTTGATTGTATCGGTCCGCTGGCTAATTCAGTGGAAGACACCGCCCGCATTTTAGATGTCATCGCCGGCTTTGATGAACGGGACAACACTTCATCACACCGTGAGAAAGATGACTATGTGGGTGCGGTTCAAAATCCAGACAAGAATATTAAAATCGGGGTGCCTGAGGAATTTTTTGGTGAAGGTCTTGATGAGGAAATCAAAAAAGGTATCGAAGAAGTACTGGATAAGCTGGAAGCAGATGGGGCCGAGTTGGTTCCCATTCATCTGCCTCATACCAAATATGGAATCTCCACTTATTATATTTTAGCTACAGCTGAAGCCTCCAGTAACCTGGCCCGATATGATGGAATTCGGTACGGGCACCGCGCTGATAAGGATGAGATGCGGGATGAGCTCAAAAAAGAAGAGCAGGCTTTAAAAGAAGCATTCGAACAGGCCAAAGGCGAAGAAAAAATTGAGCTACAGGAAAAACTTTCAAAGCTGGATTCTCCGCTCATTCGCTTGTATAAAAAATCCAGAACCGAAGGGTTTGGAACGGAAGTAAAGCGGCGTATTATGCTGGGGACCTACGTATTGAGTGCGGGTTATTATGATGCCTACTACGGTAAAGCCCAAAAAGTGCGCCGACTCATACAGAACGATTATAAGGAAGCCTTCAAAAAAGTGGACGTAATCGTAAGCCCTACGGCGCCAACCACGGCTTTTGACTTAGGATCTAAAATGGATGATCCCGTGCAAATGTACCTGAACGATGTATATACCATTACAGCTAACCTGGCCGGTATTTGTGGAATCAGTGTTCCTGCGGGTACACACAGTAACGGACTTCCTTACGGCATTCAGTTTATGGGAGACAGCTTCCAGGAAACCAAGGTTCTGAATGCTGCACGACTTGTAGAACTCCAATCATAAAACTACTCCACACTTATGAACAGGCTGAAAGGTAAAACGGCAATTGTAACCGGAGCTACCGCAGGTATTGGTTACAAAACCACGGAGCTTTTGGCTGAACAAGGGGTACATCTCGTAGTTACCGGTCGCCGTGAGGAAAGGCTGGAGGAGATCAAAGAAAAGCTCGAATCAGAGTATGAGGTAAAGGTTCAAACAGCCGCTTTTGATATACGTGATGCTGATGCCTGTCGGTCTTTTGTAGAATCACTGACAGCCAACATAGATCTTCTGGTGAATAACGCCGGCCTTGCCAAAGGAACCGACCCGGTTTACGATGCAGAGTTTGATGACTGGAATACTATGATTGATACGAATGTCAAAGGACTGCTGTATTTGTCCCGGCTTATCATCCCGCAAATGAAAGAACGAAACACCGGGCATATTATAAATGTGGGTTCTACGGCAGGTCACGAATCCTATGCCGGGGGAGTGGTTTACACCGCCACAAAACATGCCGTAAAGGCCATTACCGAATCGACCAAGAAAGATCTGCATGGGACAGAAGTCCGTGTGAGTATGGTATCGCCCGGACTGGTGGAAACTGAGTTCAGCGAAGTACGTTTTAAAGGCGACAAAGAAAAAGCGGCAGAGGTTTATAAAGGAATGAAGCCGCTGGTTGCTCAGGATATTGCCGAAATCATCGTTTTTGTAGCGAACCGTCCGGCCCACGTGAATATTATGGACACCATTATTTATCCTACCGCCCAATCTTCAGCAACAATGGTACACCGAGATGTATAAATGGCTTTTCTTAGCTCTGGCACTTCTATTAACCGGCTGTTCAGATTCTGATAAATCAGGCCTTCAATTTTCCGAAAAAGGGCGAGAGGTTCCTGAATTCAATGCAGATACCGTCTATAAGTTTGTTCAGCAACAGGTAGATTTTGGTCCCCGTGTGCCGAACACGGAAGCTCACCGGCAAGCGGAGGCTTATTTTGTGGAGAAGCTCAAGGAATATGCCGGCCCCAATGCTGTTTTTGTACAGGAATTTACCGCCGAAGGCTATGATGAACAGCTCGAACTCGGCAATGTGATTGCAGCTTTCAACCTAAGTGCTCAGGATCGGATAATGATAAGTGCTCACTGGGATAGCCGTCCACGTGCTGATATGGACTCAACCCGACAAGATGAAGGCATAGTTGGTGCAGATGATGGTGGAAGCGGAGTAGCCGTTTTGCTGGAACTGGCCCGGATGTTCAGCGAGAATCCTCCGCCAATAGGAGTAGATATTGTATTGTTTGACGGTGAAGATTACGGAGAATCGGGAAGCCTGGAGAAATACTTTCTCGGTTCCCGGTATTGGTCGAACAATCCTCCCGTTCCGGGATACAGCCCCCGTTTTGGGATTTTGCTGGATATGGTTGGAGCCGAGGGAGCTCAATTCCCAAAAGAGCGATATTCACTGAATTATGCTCCAAATCTGGTGGAAGAAGTATGGAATATCGCTGCCGAGAAAGGCTACGAAGATTATTTTCTGAATGAAGAAGGCGCCGCTGTTTCCGATGATCATGTAATCGTGAATGAACAAGCCCGGATTCCCATTATAAATATCATAAATCATAGCCGGACACCCCGGGGTAATGCGCAGTTTGCCCCTCACTGGCACACCCATAATGATAACATGGATATCATTAGCAGAGAAACACTGCAAGCGGTGGGTGATGTAATGGCTGAACTTATTTACAACCGATTATAATGGAATATGTTGAACTTCGGATTTCACTTAATGATGACTTTCACGAACTGCTGATTGCCGAACTTTTTGATCTTGATTTTGAAGGCTTTGAGCAGGATGATGATTTGCTCATTGCGACCATTCCCACTCAGCGGTTTGACGATTCTAAAAGGGAAGAAATTGAGAAGCTACTGATGAAATTCGGGGGAGAGTCATCCATTCTAAGCGAAAAAATTATACCCGATCAAAACTGGAACGAGACTTGGGAACGAACCATACAACCCCAGGCTATTGGCCGGTTTTACGTGCATCCTACCTGGTCAACAACCGATTCCGACATCAGTGATAAAATCGAGCTGATGATTGACCCAAAGATGGCTTTTGGAACCGGCTATCATGCAACCACAAGGGTAATGCTGGAATGGCTCCCGGAGGTTATCAGTGAAGGCGACAAAGTACTTGACGCCGGAACGGGAACGGGCATTTTAGCTATTGCCGCTTTAAAGCTGGGAGCTGAATCCGCCTTTGGTTTTGATATTGATGAGTGGAGCGAGACCAATGCCCAGGAAAACATTCTTCTTAATGAAGTAGATAACTTTGAAGTTAAACTTGGTTCCACAGAAGTAATTCCAAGCGGTGAGAAATTCGATGTGATTTTAGCCAACATCAATCGGAATGCTTTGATAGAATTAATTCCTGAATTACTGGGCTTTTTGAAGGAGGACGGAAAACTGCTCCTATCCGGACTACTGGAAGAGGATGAACCGGTGATGTTAAAACAGGAGGCTCTTGAAAAACTCACTCACCTTGATACCCGCCGGCATAAAGAATGGATAGCTATATTATTTGAAGCATGAAAGCAGCGATAGACATTGGTACAAATACGGTTTTACTGTTAGTGGCTGAATATGAAAACGGGGTGATTAAAAATGTTCATGAAGAGCATCGTGTGCCCCGCCTTGGGAAAGGAGTTGATGCCGATAAAAATATCAATGAGGCGGCTACCGAAAGAGTAATAGATGCCTTAAGTGCCTACCGGAAAATTTTAGATGCCGACTTCCCTAAAGTTGATCAAATCATAGTTACCGCTACCAGTGCCGTTCGTGATGCCAATAATCGGGACGAATTTATGGCAAGTGTGAAAGAGGAAACCGACTTTGAGATTCGGTTGCTTTCGGGAAGAGAAGAAGCGGAGTGCACAGCTTCAGGAGCGTTATCGGTGTTGGAGAATATAGAAGACGAAGAAACACTGATCCTGGATATCGGGGGTGGAAGTACCGAGATCGCTCAGGTTAAGAAAGGAAAAGTTATTGACGGTTATTCTTTTGATATGGGGTCTGTCCGGTTTACAGAACGCTTCTTGTCCGGTAATCCGCCTTCCTACGAAGAAATTGAGACCTGCAGAAATAAGATTACCGAGTTTTATAAGAGCAGGGAATTTGAGGTGAATGAAAGATTAAAAGCCGTGGGTGTAGCCGGAACGGTAACCACGCTGGCTGCCATGGCTCTGGATATCACAAATTACGAGCCGGAGAAATTAAACGGCCATTCCCTAAAGCTTGACACCGTAAGGCACTATATTGATATGTTTTCAGAGAATACCCATGAAGATATGCTGGCTCAGAATCCGGTTTTTCTACAGGGAAGGGAAGATATTTTTATGGGAGGGATGCTGATTCTGGAAGGCTTCATGAAGCATTTTAATTTTGACGAACTCCTCGTTTCTACCGGGGGCATTCGTCATGGGGCAATTATCACCTTAGCGTAATTAAAAAAGCATCACCCCGTCCGGAGCGATGCTTGTGCGGTTGTTCCTTCCAGATTAATTGCCAATTGCAAAACGAAGGCCGATCCCTATATTCAGCTGGTCATAATCACCCAGCACATATTTGAACTCACCAAACAAGTTGGCAAAATCAAGGCCGTATTCTGCTCCGGCTCCAACATTTAGTCCGACTTCGCCATTATCGGAACTAAAGTTACCCGAGCTTACACTCACGCGTGTATAATTCAATCCCGCCAGGGCATAAGCGATAAGGCCTTGCTCCGGGTCGTTCGCAAAAATGTAATTCCCGTTCACGCTAAACTCGAACCAGTTTACATCGGCGTTCCCGGCATCATCAGGAAGATAGAAACCGAGGTCAGCTATCGCCCGAAAGTCTTCATTGATTCGGTAGGTGCCGTCGAGGCGTAAACCCGGCTGCTCTATTTCACTTCCATACATTAAACCTGCTCCTATCTGGATATTCCCGTAGGTGTTTTCAGCATCTTGTGCAGAAGCTTTGGGGTTGAGTGCGAGGATAACAGCCAGGGCTGCGATTAAAATGGATAATTTTCTCATAGTTCTGTGTGTTTTTTATTTGTTTAAAAGACTACACAGGTATATGCGTTAAGTTTCAGAAAAAAGGTTCAAAAAAGACGTTTTCATTTGTCTCAGGCTTTGTATTTTAAGGGCTGAATAATTGTTGATATGTCTGAAGAAAATTCCGAAATCAAAAATACCTCACCACGCGAAAATGCGTCTGCAAGTAGTCTCGAAGATGACAAATTTGTGGCGGAAGCATTAGCCGGTAAAGAAGATTCCTACAAGAAATTAGTAGATAAGTATCAGAAGCCCCTCTATTTCCATATCCGCAAAATGATTAAAGAGGTGGAGCTTGTTGAAGACCTGGTTCAGGAAGTTTTCATGAAGGCCTTTCATAATCTTTCTTCCTATAGCAACGAGTATGCATTCTCCACCTGGCTGTATCGCATTGCCACTAATCACACCATCGATTATTTAAGGAAGAAAAAGCTCCAAACGCTTTCCATTAACGAGCCTTACAAAACCAAGGACGGGGATATGGAAATTCAGCTTCCGGATGAAAGCTTTTCAACCGATACCCCGGTAATAAAGAAGGAGAGAAAAGCAATTGTTCAGCATGCAATCGAAAATCTCCCCGAAAAATATAAAGCCGTTATTGAAATGCGGCATATGGAAGAGAAGTCGTACCAGGAAATAGCGGACGTGCTTGATTTACCCCTCGGTACAGTTAAAGCCCATATCTTCAGAGCAAGGGAGCTGCTCTACAAAGCACTGAAAGATAAAAGAGAGCAGTTCTAAATATTTTGAGCCTTTTCCGGGCAAATTTACGCATAGGTAAGTGAACACCTAAACATAATTTCAGAACTATGCGTAATTCAAGAGTAATAATACTATTCTCGGTTGTACTTCTTTTTTCGTTTGCATTGATTTCTTGTGGGGATGACCCCGCTTCTGCGAATGAAGATCCCCCCGCATTGCCTACATTTGAGAATATAGAGCCCGACCTTTCTTATTTCGATTCAAACCAGCCTCAGCAAAGTAATTCCAATTATTCAGAGGCCTATTACTACGGTCTGGGACTGGGTAGTATTGCCTTTACTTCTCAGGCCTACGTCAGCTTCTTTTCGCTGGCAGATTCAGAAAATGCCGACTTTAAGAACGGTAAATGGGTTTGGGAATACAGCTATTCTTATGAAGGAGAGTCTGTATCTATAAAACTAACGGCCGAACCCGATGGTGATTTTATTAACTGGGAAATGCTTTGGTCTTTTGATGACGGGCAGGGTAATTCCATCACAGATTACTCAGTAGTAACCGGCCGTATAGCCTCTGATGGAAATTCCGGAAGCTGGACCTTTAATACCCTAAACCCGGATACCAATGAAGAGGAGCCGATTCTTATTTCTGAATGGTCCACCTCCGGGGAGAATAATCTTGAAATCGAAACAGATTATTATGACTCAGGCAGTGTGGTAACTACCTATACCTATACTCAGAATGACAATGAATTCATGGTTTTCTTAAGCGATACGGATGAGGAAAACGACATCACTGTTTTCTGGGATGATGAGGCTATGACCGGTTACTACCAAATGGGGTCAGATACTGCAAACAGATATTGCTGGGATAGCAATTTTGAGGATGTTGCCTGTGGCAGCGTTGGATATTGATGTACTTACCAGGTAGCTATAGGGCCGGCCGGTTTTTTAATCGGTCGGCTTTTTTAGTTTGAGATATTCCCCGAAACGATCTCCACGTTCGACTTAAACTTATCATACTTGGCGCGACGGATAGCGCTGCCTTCAAACGTCTTATCATATTGATGGGGAGTAAGGTTTTCCCAGAAATCAAGATCTCTTTCAACCACATACTCTCTTGGATGGAGATCTTCGAATTGCGCAGTTATGGATTTACTGTTCCAGGGACATACATCCTGACAGATATCACAGCCATACACCCAGTTTTCAATTTCCGTTTGGTACTGCTTGTCTATTTCTTCCTTCAGCTCAATGGTTAGGTAGGAGATGCACTTGGTCGCATCCACTCTGTAAGGCTCATAAATTGCGTCTGTGGGGCAGGCATCAAGGCAGCGGGTACACGAGCCGCAATGATCGGTTACGGGGGAGTCGTAGCTTAATTCCGCATCAATGATCATTTCCCCAATAAATACAAACGAGCCAATATCTTTATTGAGCAGGTTCGAATTTTTACCGATCCAGCCCAGACCGGCTCGTTTTGCCCAAACTTTATCCAGAACCGGGGCAGAGTCCACAAAAATACGTCCTTCAAGTCCGCCCAACAGTTCCTTACTGAAATTAAAGAGTTTCTTGAGCTTCTTTTTCAGCACTTTGTGGTAATCACGTCCCTGAGCATATTTGGCAATCAGCGGTTCGTTCTTTTCCCCAATTTGCTGTTCGTGAGAAGGATGATAGTAGCTGGCCAATACAGAAACTACGGTTTTTGAACCGGGAACCAACAGCGTGGGATCAACCCGTTTTTCAAAGTAATTGCCCATCCAGTCCATGGTGCCATTACGATTCTGCTTGAGCCATTCTTCGAGTCGGCGGGCTTCGTAGGGGAGGTGTTGAGCTTCGGCAAATCCACAGGCATCAAAACCCAGTTGAAGGGCGTGCGAACGGATTTGTTCTGTGAATTTCTTCTGTTGAAGCATTCCGAATTACGTTTTTTCCGGAACCAGTTTCTCGCCTTTCCAGATTAAATTCTGAGTTTTACCATTTACCATCCGAACGGTTCGGGCGCGGTATTTCTTAACCACGGCATAGTCGTGCGTTACCATTAAAACTGCCATTCCCCGGTTATTAATACTCCGAAGCAGTTCCATAATGTCTTTGGTGGCTTTGGGGTCAAGGTTTCCGGTGGGTTCATCGGCAAGTAAAATTCGGGGTTCGTTAGCCAATGCTCTTGCAATAACAACGCGTTGTTGTTCACCTCCGGAAAGATCCTTCGGCATGTGCTTTCTGCGGTGACTGAGCCCAACCATGGTTAGTACTTCAAGCACGCGCTGTTTAATAAACTTGGGCTTCTCTCCGGTAACCTGAAGAGCAAAGGCTACATTGTCGTGTACGTTGCGATCTTGTAGCAGCTGAAAATCCTGGAATACAATGCCGAGCCGTCGCCGCAGCATGGGTACTTCCCGCTCGGATATTTTATTTACC of the Gracilimonas sediminicola genome contains:
- a CDS encoding M28 family peptidase; this translates as MYKWLFLALALLLTGCSDSDKSGLQFSEKGREVPEFNADTVYKFVQQQVDFGPRVPNTEAHRQAEAYFVEKLKEYAGPNAVFVQEFTAEGYDEQLELGNVIAAFNLSAQDRIMISAHWDSRPRADMDSTRQDEGIVGADDGGSGVAVLLELARMFSENPPPIGVDIVLFDGEDYGESGSLEKYFLGSRYWSNNPPVPGYSPRFGILLDMVGAEGAQFPKERYSLNYAPNLVEEVWNIAAEKGYEDYFLNEEGAAVSDDHVIVNEQARIPIINIINHSRTPRGNAQFAPHWHTHNDNMDIISRETLQAVGDVMAELIYNRL
- a CDS encoding amidase family protein, giving the protein MTITETREKVLSGELKLRELVEQYRKEIETHNSEINAYVATDFEGALARADEVQKKVDNGAAGKLAGVVMGIKDVISERGKKLTCASKILENFESVYDATVIERLREEDAIFIGRLNMDEFAMGSTNEYSNFGPVKNPQNTDKVPGGSSGGSAAAVASGMAMTTLGSDTGGSIRQPASYCGVVGLKPTYGRVSRYGLVAFASSFDCIGPLANSVEDTARILDVIAGFDERDNTSSHREKDDYVGAVQNPDKNIKIGVPEEFFGEGLDEEIKKGIEEVLDKLEADGAELVPIHLPHTKYGISTYYILATAEASSNLARYDGIRYGHRADKDEMRDELKKEEQALKEAFEQAKGEEKIELQEKLSKLDSPLIRLYKKSRTEGFGTEVKRRIMLGTYVLSAGYYDAYYGKAQKVRRLIQNDYKEAFKKVDVIVSPTAPTTAFDLGSKMDDPVQMYLNDVYTITANLAGICGISVPAGTHSNGLPYGIQFMGDSFQETKVLNAARLVELQS
- a CDS encoding Sec-independent protein translocase subunit TatA/TatB, with the translated sequence MFNSLGAPEILIIAIMVLVLFGAKRIPELARGLGQGIKEFRQASKDIKKEIEDSSRDINDAANHEETSSKSK
- a CDS encoding SDR family NAD(P)-dependent oxidoreductase, whose amino-acid sequence is MNRLKGKTAIVTGATAGIGYKTTELLAEQGVHLVVTGRREERLEEIKEKLESEYEVKVQTAAFDIRDADACRSFVESLTANIDLLVNNAGLAKGTDPVYDAEFDDWNTMIDTNVKGLLYLSRLIIPQMKERNTGHIINVGSTAGHESYAGGVVYTATKHAVKAITESTKKDLHGTEVRVSMVSPGLVETEFSEVRFKGDKEKAAEVYKGMKPLVAQDIAEIIVFVANRPAHVNIMDTIIYPTAQSSATMVHRDV
- the ftsE gene encoding cell division ATP-binding protein FtsE gives rise to the protein MSETAVIELKNVTLRYDHTRVLDDVNFKLHNGEFAYLIGPTGIGKSSFLKLLYRDVVPDTGTVRVTEYPVNKISEREVPMLRRRLGIVFQDFQLLQDRNVHDNVAFALQVTGEKPKFIKQRVLEVLTMVGLSHRRKHMPKDLSGGEQQRVVIARALANEPRILLADEPTGNLDPKATKDIMELLRSINNRGMAVLMVTHDYAVVKKYRARTVRMVNGKTQNLIWKGEKLVPEKT
- a CDS encoding Ppx/GppA phosphatase family protein, whose translation is MKAAIDIGTNTVLLLVAEYENGVIKNVHEEHRVPRLGKGVDADKNINEAATERVIDALSAYRKILDADFPKVDQIIVTATSAVRDANNRDEFMASVKEETDFEIRLLSGREEAECTASGALSVLENIEDEETLILDIGGGSTEIAQVKKGKVIDGYSFDMGSVRFTERFLSGNPPSYEEIETCRNKITEFYKSREFEVNERLKAVGVAGTVTTLAAMALDITNYEPEKLNGHSLKLDTVRHYIDMFSENTHEDMLAQNPVFLQGREDIFMGGMLILEGFMKHFNFDELLVSTGGIRHGAIITLA
- a CDS encoding DUF2795 domain-containing protein produces the protein MIWTVELAAALDDAPFPATREELIEWAERNGLPNQVIVNLEELEEIEQGEEPVYEGIEDIWPDYIRKEDFFHNEEDEGFDYDDV
- a CDS encoding RNA polymerase sigma factor, which gives rise to MSEENSEIKNTSPRENASASSLEDDKFVAEALAGKEDSYKKLVDKYQKPLYFHIRKMIKEVELVEDLVQEVFMKAFHNLSSYSNEYAFSTWLYRIATNHTIDYLRKKKLQTLSINEPYKTKDGDMEIQLPDESFSTDTPVIKKERKAIVQHAIENLPEKYKAVIEMRHMEEKSYQEIADVLDLPLGTVKAHIFRARELLYKALKDKREQF
- a CDS encoding outer membrane beta-barrel protein, with protein sequence MRKLSILIAALAVILALNPKASAQDAENTYGNIQIGAGLMYGSEIEQPGLRLDGTYRINEDFRAIADLGFYLPDDAGNADVNWFEFSVNGNYIFANDPEQGLIAYALAGLNYTRVSVSSGNFSSDNGEVGLNVGAGAEYGLDFANLFGEFKYVLGDYDQLNIGIGLRFAIGN
- the queG gene encoding tRNA epoxyqueuosine(34) reductase QueG, which encodes MLQQKKFTEQIRSHALQLGFDACGFAEAQHLPYEARRLEEWLKQNRNGTMDWMGNYFEKRVDPTLLVPGSKTVVSVLASYYHPSHEQQIGEKNEPLIAKYAQGRDYHKVLKKKLKKLFNFSKELLGGLEGRIFVDSAPVLDKVWAKRAGLGWIGKNSNLLNKDIGSFVFIGEMIIDAELSYDSPVTDHCGSCTRCLDACPTDAIYEPYRVDATKCISYLTIELKEEIDKQYQTEIENWVYGCDICQDVCPWNSKSITAQFEDLHPREYVVERDLDFWENLTPHQYDKTFEGSAIRRAKYDKFKSNVEIVSGNISN
- the prmA gene encoding 50S ribosomal protein L11 methyltransferase, whose product is MEYVELRISLNDDFHELLIAELFDLDFEGFEQDDDLLIATIPTQRFDDSKREEIEKLLMKFGGESSILSEKIIPDQNWNETWERTIQPQAIGRFYVHPTWSTTDSDISDKIELMIDPKMAFGTGYHATTRVMLEWLPEVISEGDKVLDAGTGTGILAIAALKLGAESAFGFDIDEWSETNAQENILLNEVDNFEVKLGSTEVIPSGEKFDVILANINRNALIELIPELLGFLKEDGKLLLSGLLEEDEPVMLKQEALEKLTHLDTRRHKEWIAILFEA
- a CDS encoding BamA/TamA family outer membrane protein, producing the protein MGIIHPAEIYAQQTQESTNTEDVVRRIRFSGNENIKDRTLETLVRTRTNREFLGIPRFTPWYFIWNLSNGIFGEDPTYLNLQTVANDMERIALYYESLGFLDVAVDTTIVEYRTDKIEVSFIIDEGEPYFINTISYRGIPGFSDPQKRVNFLEQSILTKGRIDENTYRVNRQYSSQELSNEQQRIITFLKNNGYASVQRDSVIALVKPDSTSANTLDVLYQVNPGEIYRFGDIRVRLSDEEPPVNYTQKDTLIGPPHTVDSSNVIYLQKEPGTQSHFSLLSSQLLFKPGSIYNHSLYLETVNEFQNLGMLYIQRFGQNENQALPDFNREEIPVYFDLQTLTKHSISTELFGMKRYGYGTGFGIDYNNNNVFGNAENLIIGANASFEFVSPAVLEEIDTTATQSSVFRSYELRAEYSVPRLNFPFRTLDNRPGFTSGVTRYLLSYSRSDQLLFDINSDVGFNMRYEVNHTPNYSSFLDLIELDLVDTNPSDAYIRNLRNEFGTDTLQDGTIVDAFELQRILEDFEPQVSSIIRYTFRSQNTDLIKRNRGYFSEYSISVGGNIPYLIDNHISTPDTLEGNLPSLFGLSDNDLSYSRFVKLSADYRRYVPISNSGVFAWRLFGGFAQPYGGSNSIPLNRRFFAGGSNDIRGWAPFQLGPGDISTDNVNIPGGEIKLAAFSEVRQTFIRDFLGANWMAALFVDAGNVWYGPENDFRDENNQDRLEQGRFRFDNFYNQIAVGSGPGLRLDWEYVVVRFDFAFRLHDLQDGWLNNKQLYFSFGIGHSF